From one Desulfuromonas sp. genomic stretch:
- the extQ gene encoding selenite/tellurite reduction operon b-type cytochrome membrane protein ExtQ, protein MRPEEYVKSSPYFFRRIKLALVLVVAALLGLAALFPAPLQVPADISRVPNPSKSAWFLLWMQELVSYSGTLIYLILALGLFFFLLPFLPGTEASTRARWFPRDQMAVNLLTLAAFVAIVLLTGVALFFRGENWAFVLPF, encoded by the coding sequence ATGAGACCTGAGGAATACGTCAAGAGTTCGCCGTACTTCTTTCGCCGCATCAAGCTGGCCCTTGTTCTGGTCGTTGCGGCCCTGCTGGGCCTGGCCGCCCTCTTTCCCGCGCCCCTGCAGGTGCCCGCCGACATCTCCCGGGTGCCCAACCCTTCCAAGTCGGCCTGGTTCCTTCTCTGGATGCAGGAACTCGTCAGCTACAGCGGCACCCTGATTTACCTGATCCTGGCCCTGGGACTTTTCTTCTTCCTGCTGCCCTTTCTGCCGGGGACCGAAGCCAGCACCAGGGCCCGCTGGTTCCCGCGGGACCAGATGGCGGTGAACCTGCTGACCCTGGCCGCCTTTGTCGCTATCGTCCTCCTGACCGGCGTCGCTCTCTTCTTCCGGGGTGAAAATTGGGCCTTCGTTCTGCCTTTTTAG
- the extS gene encoding selenite/tellurite reduction operon c-type cytochrome lipoprotein ExtS — translation MGLRSAFLGLLFLWALTGVGWASSGENRCLECHRSHHPEGGACVECHRGNPRTDRPEIAHHELIEGRFAHYTLEGSPVSERGTKRIETAACRRCHATGGKGNRLAVSLDRAPQTSRPQELLEAIRHPVLFMPDFRFSEVQAVEMVNAILLGAAKAPAAVEETPVVVHFEDRGRRKDNPFVKHCGGCHRGLTEGQGGLGQGEVGPNLSGLFSEFYPKTFRDGERWTVDGLKKWLKNPREIRPLATMAPVALKEEELSQLLGVFGEEAERPAP, via the coding sequence TTGGGCCTTCGTTCTGCCTTTTTAGGACTGCTCTTCCTCTGGGCTCTGACCGGGGTCGGATGGGCGTCCTCCGGGGAGAACCGCTGCCTCGAGTGCCACCGGTCCCACCACCCGGAGGGGGGGGCGTGCGTCGAGTGCCACCGGGGCAACCCCCGCACCGACCGGCCGGAGATCGCCCACCACGAGCTGATCGAGGGGCGTTTCGCCCATTACACTCTGGAGGGAAGCCCGGTCTCGGAGCGGGGAACAAAGCGGATCGAGACGGCCGCCTGCCGTCGTTGCCATGCGACGGGAGGGAAGGGGAACCGGCTCGCCGTCAGCCTCGACCGGGCCCCGCAGACATCGCGGCCGCAGGAACTGCTGGAGGCCATCCGGCACCCGGTTCTCTTCATGCCCGATTTCCGCTTTTCCGAGGTGCAGGCCGTCGAGATGGTCAACGCCATCCTCCTCGGGGCGGCGAAGGCACCGGCCGCCGTGGAAGAGACCCCGGTGGTGGTTCATTTCGAAGACCGGGGACGGCGGAAGGACAATCCCTTCGTCAAGCACTGCGGCGGCTGTCATCGGGGGCTGACCGAGGGGCAGGGGGGGCTGGGGCAGGGCGAGGTCGGCCCGAACCTGTCGGGCCTGTTTTCCGAGTTTTATCCGAAAACGTTCCGGGACGGGGAGCGCTGGACGGTGGACGGGCTGAAGAAGTGGCTTAAGAACCCCCGGGAGATCAGACCGTTGGCGACCATGGCGCCGGTGGCCCTGAAGGAGGAGGAACTCTCCCAGTTGCTCGGGGTGTTTGGTGAAGAGGCGGAACGACCGGCCCCCTAG
- a CDS encoding cupin domain-containing protein: MNPEARYWIEKLGLERHPEGGCFRETYRSEEAIPSRGLPERYGEPRPFSTAIYFLLADGDFSALHRIRSDELWHFYRGSSLTLHVIEPEGIYGKIRLGADPEKCQALQAVVKAGCWFGATLNEPDSYALVGCTVAPGFDFADFEMGEREALLRRYPRHGDTIRKLTR, translated from the coding sequence ATGAACCCCGAGGCGCGATACTGGATCGAGAAACTCGGCCTGGAAAGACATCCCGAAGGAGGATGTTTCCGTGAAACCTACCGCTCCGAAGAAGCGATTCCCTCCCGGGGCCTGCCGGAGCGCTACGGCGAACCGCGCCCCTTCTCCACGGCCATCTACTTCCTGTTGGCCGACGGGGACTTTTCCGCCCTGCACCGGATCAGATCCGACGAGCTGTGGCACTTCTACCGGGGCTCTTCTTTGACCCTCCACGTCATCGAGCCGGAGGGGATTTACGGGAAGATCCGCCTCGGCGCGGACCCGGAAAAGTGCCAGGCGCTGCAGGCGGTCGTCAAGGCGGGGTGCTGGTTCGGCGCGACCCTGAACGAGCCGGACTCGTATGCGCTGGTCGGCTGCACTGTGGCCCCGGGGTTCGATTTCGCCGACTTCGAAATGGGGGAGCGCGAGGCGCTGCTCCGGCGCTATCCCCGGCACGGGGATACCATCCGGAAGCTGACCCGCTAG
- a CDS encoding DUF1684 domain-containing protein, producing MKSFCRLFVPLILLATLSACAGPVQQPVPLAPDPAAYLQGVEDFRAAKDAYFKTGSSPLPYAARKNFTGLNYFPIDQAQRIVGSLERYPKPKLRAPGDASTGTVTMNAVGQFRFDLDGQALEVEVWQPAGDPALMVLFKDASNGVETYEAGRYIELDATENGLYVLDFNRAYNPFCHYSDKHLCPFPPSQNMLKMRIHAGEKKYGHH from the coding sequence ATGAAAAGCTTCTGCAGGCTGTTTGTCCCGTTGATCCTTCTCGCAACCCTCTCGGCCTGTGCAGGCCCCGTCCAGCAGCCCGTCCCCCTGGCGCCCGATCCGGCGGCTTACCTGCAGGGGGTCGAAGATTTTCGCGCTGCCAAGGACGCCTATTTCAAAACGGGCAGCTCACCGCTGCCTTATGCCGCCCGGAAAAACTTTACCGGGCTGAACTATTTCCCGATCGACCAGGCCCAGCGCATCGTCGGGAGCCTGGAGAGATACCCGAAACCCAAATTGCGCGCCCCGGGAGATGCCTCTACGGGCACGGTCACCATGAATGCCGTCGGCCAGTTCCGTTTCGACCTGGATGGGCAGGCTCTGGAGGTGGAAGTCTGGCAACCGGCGGGCGACCCGGCCCTCATGGTCCTGTTCAAGGATGCGAGCAACGGCGTCGAAACCTACGAGGCGGGCCGTTACATCGAGCTGGATGCAACTGAAAACGGTCTTTATGTGCTCGATTTCAACCGGGCCTACAATCCCTTTTGCCACTACAGCGACAAACATCTTTGCCCGTTTCCCCCTTCGCAGAACATGCTTAAAATGCGCATACACGCGGGGGAGAA